Genomic DNA from Desulfuromonas versatilis:
GATCTCTGTCTGAACCAAACACCGTCACCCTGGTTACCCCGCAACCAGGGTGACGTCTTTTCATCTCCAGCTATTTCAGATAATTAGCTGTTATTCCCCCACCCCCCGTTCCTCCGGTTACACCCTTGTCCCCGCCTCCTGGCGAACAGCAAAGCATTAGAATTTCAACTACTTGGTATTAATTTCGCAATTCTGGCATCCCCCTTGCTCATTAAACCAGGCATCCGAGCGGCTTCGGCCCTGACGAGACAAGAGCTGCAACCCCATTGAGCAAGGAGAAACAATGAAAGTATCCACCAGGATTACCGCCATCTGCCTCGGCCTGGTTCTGCTGACCGCACTGGCCATCGTCGGCGTGACCATCTACCAGGAAAACAGCCTGCAGAAAAGCATCCGCGGGGAGATGGACCTGGTGATTCGCAGCGAGGCGCAGAAAATCGCCCAGGATGTCTACCTGATGGCCCGCAGCGCCCACGAGTCGGTGCAGCAGACGGTGGGCTACAGCCTCAAGGTCGGCCACAGCCTGTTGCAGCAATACGGCGCGGTCTCCTTCGGCGAGCGCCTGGTTGACTGGCAGGCGACCAACCAGCTCACCAAAGCCACCACCAGGCTCCAGCTGCCCGAAATGCTGGTCGGTTCCACCTGGCTCGGGCAGAACAGCGAAATCGCCCAGGCGACTCCGGTGGTCGACGAGGTCCTCAAGCTCACCGGGGCCACCTGCACCATCTTCCAGCGCATGAATCCCGCCGGCGACATGCTGCGGGTCGCCACCAATGTCGAAACACTCGACGGCACCCGGGCCATCGGCACCTTCATCCCCGCCGTCAACCCCGATGGGCGGAAAAACCCGGTCATCGAAAGCGTACTGCGGGGCGAAACCTTTCGTGGCCGCGCCTTCGTGGTGAACGCCTGGTACATCACCGCCTACGAGCCGATCTGGAACGCGGCGCGGGACCAGGTCATCGGGATCCTCTACGTCGGCGAAAAGCAGGAGAACATCACCAGCCTGCGCCACGGGGTCATGGACATCGTGGTCGGCAAAACCGGCTATGTCTCCATCCTCGGCGGCAGCGGAGAACAGCAGGGACAATACCTGATCTCCAAAGGCGGCCTGCGCGACGGGGAAAACATCTGGGAGGCGCGGGACGCCGAGGGGCGGCTGTTCATCCAATCGATCATCGAGAAAGCCCGCGGGCTCGAAGCCTCCTCCGGTTCCGGCGCCATCCCCGTGGCATTCGAGCGCTATCCCTGGAAAAACGAGGGCGAGAGCCGGGCCAGGAGCAAGGTCGCCGCCATCACCTACTACGCCCCCTGGGACTGGGTCATCATCGCGGGACTCTACGAGGACGACTTCAGCGAGATGACTGAGCGGGTCAACGGCGCCTTTGCCCGGATGACCAAAGCCATCGCCGCCATCGCCGCCGTCGTCACCCTGCTCGGCTTCGTCCTGGCCTGGCTGACGGGCCGCAACCTCAGCCGGCCGCTGGTGGCGACGGTGGCCATGTTGCAGGACCTGGAGGCCGGCCGCCTGGAGCGGCGGCTGAACCTGAAGCGCAGCGACGAAATCGGCCAGATGGCCGCCACCATGGATGCCTTTGCCGACAACCTGCAGAACGAGGTCATCCTGGCCCTGCAGAAACTGGCCGGCGGTGACCTGACCTTCGCCGTGCAGCCCCGGGACGAAAAGGACGTGATCCGCGGGGCCCTCAAGACCCTGGGGGATGATCTCAACAGCCTGGTCGGACAGATCCAGATTGCCGGGGAGCAGATTGCCAGCGGCGCCGTCCAGGTATCCGACTCCAGCCAGTCGCTCTCCCAGGGGGCCACCCAGTCGGCCAGCTCCATCGAGGAGATCAGCAGCTCGCTCACCGAGATCACCGCCCGAACCCAGGCCAGCTCGGAGAATGCCGGCCAGGCAAGACAGCTGACCGGGCAGGTCCGGCAATCCGCCGAAGGCGGCAACAGCCAGATGCAGACCATGGTGGCCGCCATGACCGATATCAACGAGGCCGGGCAGAACATCTCCAAGATCATCAAGACCATCGACGAAATCGCCTTCCAGACCAATTTGCTGGCGCTCAACGCGGCAGTGGAGGCGGCCCGGGCGGGGCAGCATGGCAAGGGCTTCGCCGTGGTCGCCGAAGAGGTGCGCAACCTCGCCGCGCGCAGCGCGCGAGCCGCCAGGGAGACCGCCGACCTGATCCAGGCCTCGGTGGAAAAGACCGCCCGCGGCAGCGAAATCGCTCAGCAGACCGCCGCCACCTTCGCCGAAATCGTCACCGGCATCGGCAGGGCGTCCCAACTGGCGGCGGAAATCGCCCAGGCCGCAGACGACCAGGCCCAGGGCCTGTCGCAGATCAACATCGGCCTGGAGCAGATCGACCAGGTCACCCAGCAGAACACCGCCAATGCCGAGGAGAGCGCCTCTGCGGCCGAAGAGCTCTCGGGCCAGGCCGTCTGCCTGCGCGAGATGCTCTCCCGCTTCAAGGTCCGCAATGGCCAGGATGCCGTGGCCGGCGACCGCGCGCCTCGGGGCGCCCGCCCGGCGGAGGACTCCGAGGGCTGGAACCTGCTGCCCGGCCCCAGGGATTAAAACCCATGCCATGCCCCCCTCCGGGATGGCGGGGGGCATGGGCAACGCTCCCAACCCCATGCCGGAAGGGTGTAACCAGGGTTACCCCCCTCTAAACCGGAAAAAGCCCCAGGGCCGCACCGGCCGGGGCCGGCAGCGGGAAACCGCAGCCCCCAGGGTAACTTTGGCTACCCCCTTCGAACAGCACAAAAAACCAATAAAATCTTGTTTTTCATGCAATCTTCAATGGTTTCCCATTTCAATCCACAAGGGCATGGCGCTTGCAAAACCATGGTTTACTATCTGCACAGCGTGTTGACGCCTTCATTGAACGTGCCTGGCCCTCCGGAGGAAAAATAGCCATGCAACCCTGCCGCGTCCTGCTTCTCGACCACCGGGAAGACACCAGGGAAAACACGGCCTTCCTGCTCCGGTTGGCGGGCTTTCAGGTCAGCGCGGTGCAGGAGGCGGCCGAGGCGGTCAATTGGGCGGCCAGTCGCCGGGAATCCCCCGAACCGTTCGGGGTCCTGATTGTCAGCAACCTTGAGTCCCGGGGAACAGCGCTGGAACTGCTCCAAGAGATGTTCCGCCGGGGGGTGCCGCTGCCGGTCCTGTTCATATTGCGCGCCGCCGGCAGGGAAAGCTTTTCCTGCCCTGCCGCTTCGGCCTTACCGGTGGCCTGCTGCAGGCCGGATGAACTGATCGAGATGCTGAGGAAGCTGCTGAGAGAGAACCCCTGAGAGAGCCGCCCCGCCCCGGGGCGCCCTTCTCCATCGCCCGGTTCGATCTGTAACCAAAACACGGAGCCTGCGGTATGAAAAACCTGAAACTCGCCCACAAAATCTTTCTGCTGAGCGCGGTCCTCATCCTGGTCTTCTCCCTGACCATCGGCTGGATCTACACCCGGCTGAAAACCAACCTCTACCAGGGCAAAAAGGCGATGGTGCAGAACACCGTCGAATCGGCCTGGGGGATCGTCGATCACTTCGTGCTGCAGGCCCAGAGCGGCGCCATGACCCAGGAGCAGGCCAAACAGGCGGCCCGGGAGGCACTGCGCCACACCCGCTTCGAGGGGGAGAACTACTTCTGGATCAACGACCTGGCGCCGGCCATGATCATGCACCCCATGAAGCCCGAGCTGGAAGGTAAAGACCTCTCCCAGAGCAAGGACCCCGACGGCAAGGCGCTGTTTATGGAGATGGTCGAGGTGGCCAAGACCAGGAAGCAGGGTTTCGTCGACTACAAGTGGCCCAAGCCGGGAATCGCCGAAC
This window encodes:
- a CDS encoding response regulator yields the protein MQPCRVLLLDHREDTRENTAFLLRLAGFQVSAVQEAAEAVNWAASRRESPEPFGVLIVSNLESRGTALELLQEMFRRGVPLPVLFILRAAGRESFSCPAASALPVACCRPDELIEMLRKLLRENP
- a CDS encoding methyl-accepting chemotaxis protein, with the translated sequence MKVSTRITAICLGLVLLTALAIVGVTIYQENSLQKSIRGEMDLVIRSEAQKIAQDVYLMARSAHESVQQTVGYSLKVGHSLLQQYGAVSFGERLVDWQATNQLTKATTRLQLPEMLVGSTWLGQNSEIAQATPVVDEVLKLTGATCTIFQRMNPAGDMLRVATNVETLDGTRAIGTFIPAVNPDGRKNPVIESVLRGETFRGRAFVVNAWYITAYEPIWNAARDQVIGILYVGEKQENITSLRHGVMDIVVGKTGYVSILGGSGEQQGQYLISKGGLRDGENIWEARDAEGRLFIQSIIEKARGLEASSGSGAIPVAFERYPWKNEGESRARSKVAAITYYAPWDWVIIAGLYEDDFSEMTERVNGAFARMTKAIAAIAAVVTLLGFVLAWLTGRNLSRPLVATVAMLQDLEAGRLERRLNLKRSDEIGQMAATMDAFADNLQNEVILALQKLAGGDLTFAVQPRDEKDVIRGALKTLGDDLNSLVGQIQIAGEQIASGAVQVSDSSQSLSQGATQSASSIEEISSSLTEITARTQASSENAGQARQLTGQVRQSAEGGNSQMQTMVAAMTDINEAGQNISKIIKTIDEIAFQTNLLALNAAVEAARAGQHGKGFAVVAEEVRNLAARSARAARETADLIQASVEKTARGSEIAQQTAATFAEIVTGIGRASQLAAEIAQAADDQAQGLSQINIGLEQIDQVTQQNTANAEESASAAEELSGQAVCLREMLSRFKVRNGQDAVAGDRAPRGARPAEDSEGWNLLPGPRD